The Sinomicrobium kalidii region ACGTTTCCGAAAAGAAAAAAAGGTTCAATGCCTGGGTGGTCTGGATTTACCTTTCCGTGTGTCTCAGCATATATCCGGCCACGGCCATAACTTTTGTTGGCGTAAAAGCGTTTGTTCAGGATTTTGACCCCGTAAGGATGACGCGCATATATGAAATATTTTTCTACAGCTGGCTGGTACTTTCCGTACTGTTTGCGATAAAGAGGGATAATTATTTTATCAATAAATACACCCTTATCGGCGGAGCCCTGATCGGTTTTCTCGTTCCTGTGGTCAACGGAGTGGTGTCGGGCAACTGGTTGTGGGTAACTTTATCTGCGGGGCATTATGGAATTTTCTTTATCGATGCTTTCTGGATTGTCTTGTCTGTAACTACACTTATCGTGGGACTGAAACTGAAGCGAAAGAAAGAACGTAGTCCCGTTAAAACCACCAAAAAAACCGAATCACGACAAAAACACCTCCATGCGGAGCAGGTATAGAAGTCTGGACAAAAAATCCCTTGTTCTTCCTTTAAAATGGATTTTGGGTGTTTGTATGGTTACAAAAGCGTGAAAAATAACAAAAAGGGTTTTGCTGTTAACTTTTCCTTAAATAGATTTGCATTATATTTATCAAATCTAAATAAAAATAAATTGCAATGAAAATAAGATCCGTACTTGTGGTGTGTTTTACCGCAATTTCGCTGTGGGCTTTTGCACAGCAGAACAATGCTTCCATACACGGTTATGTGACGGATGCAGAGGGCAACCTGATCGAAGGGGCCAATATCGTTATAGAAGGGTCCGGCCGCGGTGTTTCCTCGAAATCCGACGGGTATTACGAGATAAGGGGATTATCCGGGGGAACCTATCAGGTAAAGACTTCCGTAGTAGGCCATAAAACAACTTCACAGGAAGTACGGCTCGGAGAAGGGGACAGCCGTCTGGTAAACTTTGTTCTCGAAGCGGAAGTAAGCCAACTGAGTGAGGTGGTGCTTTCGGGACATAAAAAGGAAAAATATAATGTAGAGAATGTTTCTTCGACCCTGCGTTTGAACCAGGAATTGATAAAAATACCGCAGAACATACAGGTCATTACCGATGATGTATTGCGCGACCAGCAGATCTTCGGTATGCGTGAAGGTGTGGGCCGTAATGTCAGCGGAGTGATGGTTATGGAACACTGGGGCAATTATGCGCGGATAAACATGCGGGGTTTCCGTATCCCCGCTTTCAGGAACGGTATGAACTTCACGTCACAATGGGGGCCCGTGGCTGAAGATATGGCCATGGTAGAGCGTATTGAGATCATAAAAGGCCCGGCCGGGTTTATGCTTTCCGCCGGTGAACCCGCGGGACTGTATAATATTGTCACCAAGACCCCGAGAGCAACCCCCGGGAGGGAAGTAACGCTTTCCACCGGCAGTTACGGATTGCAAAGGGCTACACTCGATGTCGGGGGAAAAGTGGACAAGGCCGGCAAGTTGCTGTATCGTTTTAACGCCATGGGACACACCCAAAAGACGCATCAGGAGTACGGTTTTCACGACAAGTATTTGCTGGCGCCGTCATTCAAATACCTGTTTAACGAAAATACGACGCTTACCGCACAGTATACCTATCAATATTCGAAGGTGCCGGAACTGGGATCACCTTATGTTTTTTCTCCCAAAGGATATCGGGACGTGCCGCGGGATTTCAGTATATCCCATCCGGGGATAGACCCTTCCGTAAACAAGGAACATTCCGCTTTTGTTACTTTTGAGCACAAACTGGACCGAAACTGGAGGGTAACAGCGCAGTTGGGCTATCTGTCCGGTGCGCAGGAGAGTTCGGACATCTGGCCGGATGCGGTCAATGAAAACGGGGATATCTACCGAAGGCTGTATATTTTCGACGGAGAGGAAGAGCACAAACTGGGACAGGTATTCGTGAACGGGGAAGTACAAACAGGTCCGGTTTCCCATAAAATACTTGCCGGGCTGGATGTAGGGTCCAAAGATATATTGTATGACTGGGCAGAATCCCATCGTATTGATCCGGAAGATCACCCGTTCAATATTTACGCTCCCGACAATTCCCATGCCGTGATCCCCGAACTGGACCGTTCAACGAGCCTTCGGAAAAGGGCAAGTGATGCAGGCACCATCGTGGGACAGCAATACACCGCCTATTATGCACAGGATGAACTGGGGTTCTTTGACGACCGGCTCAGGGTAACCCTCGCAGGACGGTATACGAACCTGGATGAGTCTTCATGGTCCGGTAAAACTTCCGACGGTAAATTTACACCCCGCGCTGGGATCAGCTTTTCCATAGACGATAACACTTCCGTATACGGATTGTACGATCAGGCCTTCTTACCACAGGCGGGTACCGACAGGCAGGGAAATACCTTTGATCCCATAGAAGGGAATAATATAGAAGGAGGGATTAAGAAAAAGTGGTTTGACGGCAGGTGGAACACCTCTTTTTCATATTTCCGCATTACCAAGGAAAATATGCTGACAGCCGATCCCGAAGACCCGGTGAACAATTCGATCCAGCTTGGGGAAGTGAAGTCAATGGGAGGGGAATTTGACCTCAGGGGAGAGATCACTTCCGGACTTGATTTGATTCTCAATTACGCCTATACTGATGTCAGGATAAGCAAGGACACCGATCCCGAGGTGGTAGGTAAAAGGGTGAGCGGCCACGCCAGGCACATGAGTAACGGATGGCTCAAATACACACTTCAGGATACCGGGCTCAGGGGGCTGAATGTGTCGATGGGATACCTTTACATGGCAAAACGTGCCACCTGGGATTCCGTTTGGGGGATAGAAGGCGCCCAGACACTTCCCGATTATTTTCGCCTGGACGGTGCACTGGGATGGAGCAATGAAAAATTCAGTGTGGCCCTTAACATTAATAACCTGCTGAACGAATATCTATTTTCCGGGTCTTCGTATTCCGACGGACAGTTTTATTCACAACAAAGCGAACCCGGAAGGAATTTCCGCCTTACCCTGGGGTACAGGTTTTAAACGGAGACAGGGTAACAAAACGATGATAACAAAAACCATTATGATGAAAAAACTGATGTTGTTAACGATTGCGGTTCTGGGCCTTCAACAGGCCAATGCGCATTTTTTATGGCTGGAGACCGACTCCAGGGGTACACTGAACCAATCGCATGAAATACGGGTGTATTTTGGCGAATATACCCTGGGTGCCCGGGAAAAAACGGACGGACATTTTACCTATGCCGAAGATTTTACCCTGCACCTTATCGGCCCGGAGGGGAAGAAGACCAGGCTCGATAAAAAAGCGGCAACCGATCACTACACGGCTTCTTTTGTTCCGGAGACTGCGGGAGTTTACCGCGTGGTCCTTACCAATGACAATGTGGAAGTGGTGGATTACACCGAATACGATCTCGGTATTTTTAAAACGGAATATGCGTCTGTAGCTACCGTACATGTAGGTGCTGAAAAGAACAGGGGAGCAGAAAAATCTTCCCTCTCCAAACTGGAGGTCATTCCAGTAGACGAAGGGGAAGAGATCGTTTTACAGGTCATTTACGACGGAAAACCGCTCGCGGAGAACGAACTGAAGGTCTTTTTGCCGGGAGGCTGGGAAAAGACATTGCAGACCGATGAGGAAGGAAAAGTGGCTTTTTCCCTGCCCTGGAATGAACGGTATGTTGCTGAAACCTCGTTCAAGGAACAGAAACCGGGGACTTTCAAAGGGAAGGACTACGAATATATCTGGCATTTTACCACGTATAGTTTTAACAAGAAGTAACACCACACCGGTTTTTCCGAAAACATGCGAAAGCCCTTTCACGTCGTTAATAGCTTGAAAGGGCTTTTCGTTTTCAAAACTCACTTCGGATGTCACCAAACCCTGGAAAACAGGCTAAACTTCCGTGTCCCGGAGTTCGCTGCGGCCCCATGCACACATGGCGTCGATAACAGGGATAATGCTCAGTCCTTTTTCGGTCAGGGAATATTCTACCCTGGGCGGTTTTTCGTTATAGGTTTTCCTGGCGATCAAGCCATAGCTTTCCAGTTCTTTTAACTGCTCAGACAACACTTTCCGGGATATGGTGGGGATGAGTACCGTAAATTTTCCGAAACGGACAGTGGCATTCGCCAGGCAGTAAAGAATCACGGGTTTCCACTTGCTCCCCAAAATATGTGCGGTGTGCAGTACGGGGCAGTTTTCAGGGTTGTTATATATTCCGGGTCTTTTCATTACAGTAAGAACAGTTACCTTTTTGTAACCACTTTTTTATACAAATATACCATTAGTTACCTTTTGTAACTGTTTAAAAGCATATCTTGTTCCTGATATCAAAAAACTTGTAAGCATGAAAAAGACTATTGTAATCATAGGCGCAGGAAGTGGCATAAGCCTTTCTGTGGCCCGGTTGTTTCTGTCCCGTGGATTTTGCGTGGCTTTGGTTTCAAGGAATACGGATAAACTCCGGGCATTGATATCCGGCGAAGAAGTATCCTTTTTTTCCGCGGATGTGACCGATGAAACAAGCATAAAGACAGCTCTCGGGAAGATCAGAAAAACGTACAGCACCATTGATATCCTGCATTACAATGCCGCACATATCAGAAAGGCTGGAGTGTTTGAGGATACTCCCGAACAGCTTGTTGCCGATTTCCGGGTGAATGTGGCGGGACTGCTTACCTGTTCACAAATACTGAGGAAAGATCTCACGGCCTCAGGAGGTGCACTACTCATAACCGGTGGAGGGATAGGCATTCATCCTAATCCGGACTATGCTTCTTTGTCCTCGGGAAAGGCTGCATTGCGGAACCTGTCTGCAAGCCTGGAGGCTATCTTTGGTGCACAAGGGGTTTACGTTGGTATACTGACGGTTAACAATTATGTTACCAAAACATCGGCCCTGCACCATCCCGATAATATTGCCGCGCAGTTCTGGAACATGTATTCCGACCGAAAGGTGTTTGAAGTGCAATTATAAAACCGGGTGAAGGGGGAGGGTGTCACAATACTCCTCCTTCGGTCTTACTTATCGTCGTCACACTTGTGTTTCCTCTTCAGCCTGTGCAGCAGTTCACGATTGAAGTCCCGCTCCGCCCGCTTGAGGAGCAGGATTTTTTTAGGAGGTAATATTTTCTTCAGTTTGTCTGTGAGTTCCACTTCCTCCAGGTACATCTTTTTTTCGATGACTTCCAGTTCGGCGAGGAGTTTATTTGCTTCTTTGTCTGACATCCGGTCTACTTCGCCGTTCCTTATTTTCAGTTTGATATTCTTGTATTCCTGGTGCCTCAGGCCGGAAACGTTATCATAGAATTTGTTGTATACGGGCCAGAATTCCTGGGCTTCGGCAGTGGAAAGCGAAAGTTTTTCGGTAATATAAGCCACTTTAAGGGCCTTGATGCGTTCTTTTTTACTCTTTTCCTGTGCCTGTACGGTGAGTGCAGCAGAAAACAGCATTAATAGAATAAAGAACAGTGTTTTAGGTGATTTCATCGGTTGTGTATTTTGTACAAATGGAAAATCATTCATTTAAATTAATATCGGAATAATCCGTCAGGTTTTCCTCCAGGTAACTTATAACATCATCGTCGTTCAGGGAAGAAAAGCTAATAGTGTCCAGATCGGCTGTGTTCAGCAGTTCGGTAACGTCTTCGGTGTAAAGGGGCAGCATGTTGTTATTAATATAAAATTCGATATCTTCCTGCGGTATGTTGGTAATGGAATAGGCTTTTTCAGACCTGGCAGGAAAAAAATCCACCTGGAAAACCGTGGCAAGAATCACTATGGCAGCGGCAGCCGTTGCTATGGCATAACCGATGTCCCGGAGGCTGTAAACAGGAGTTTTTCGCCGTGGCCGGGAAAAACCCTTATCCCTGCTTTTTCCCCCGACGGTTGATAACACCCGGTCTTCCATTTGTTCGAGGTAACCGTCAGGGAGACTAAAACCATCCTTTTCCGGCAGCTTCCGGTTTAAGGTAACAGCTTGCATGATCCTGTCTTCCAGAGTGTCGAAATAACCTTCGGGAGCCCGGAATCCGCTTTTCCTGTTTGTTTTTTTATAGTCCATAACTATTTGACTGTTTTGTAAATAGAAGGTTTAATCTGTGGTTAAAAACTGTTCTATTTTTTTTACGGCATGATGATATGAGGCTTTTAATGCACCGACCGAAGTATCCAGTATTTCAGATATTTCTTCGTAAGTGAGCGCTTCAAAATATTTCATATTGAACACCAGTTTCTGTTTTTCGGGAAGGGTAGCTACGGCCCGTTGTAATTTCAACTGTATTTCGTCACCGTCAAAATAGGTATCGGCCCGAAGGTTTTTTACCAGGTTTTCCCGGAGTTCCGAATCGCCGATCCCTTTCCTTTTGGCCCTGGCATTTAAAAAAGTAATGGATTCGTTGATGGCTATGCGGTATATCCACGAAAACAAGCTGCTCTCTCCCTTGAACGAATCTATATTGCGGTATATTTTTATGAATGTATTCTGGAGGACATCATCTGTATCGTCATGGTTGATCACCATTCTCCGGATATGCCAGTACAATCTTTCCTTGTATTGGGAAATGAGTTCCCTGAAAGCCTTTTCGCGTGTATCTTGATCTTTTAACTGACGTATTAATCCGGAATCTGGCACCACGTAATCTCTCTGTATTGGATTGTAAGTTATTAAAAAGTTTCAAAGTATTAAATTAACAAAAAAAGATGGTATAGTTAGGTTTTATATGTATTTTTTTATGCCTTTTTTTGATAAAAACAAAAAAATATAATTAACTTCGGGCCAACTTTTTGACCAACCAATTCTTTTTTTGCTTATATATAGGGTGAAAAAAGCCCAGGTCTTACTGTGAACACGCATCCGTCTTTCCCGACGGATGCTTTTTTATGTGCTTTTACCGTTTAATCGAAAGATTGCATGTCTACCAGTTTCTTGTAGGTACCGTTCCTTGCCATCAGTTCGTCATGTGTGCCCTGCTCGGCTATTTCACCTTTTTGCATCACTACAATAAGATCGGCGTTCTGTATGGTGGAAAGACGGTGTGCAATAACCAGGGAAGTCCTGTTTTTCATCATGTTTTCCAGAGCGTTCTGTACGAGCTTCTCGCTTTCGGTATCCAGGGCCGAGGTGGCTTCGTCCAGGATCATGATAGGCGGGTTTTTCAATACGGCGCGGGCAATACTCAACCGCTGTTTTTGCCCCCCGGAAAGTTTGTTACCGCTATCCCCGATGTTGGTATATATCCCGTTGGGGAGTTGCTGTACAAACTCATAGGCATTGGCCACCTTCAGGGCTTCCTCGACCTCCTGGTCGGAAGCGTCTTCTTTTCCCAGGGCAACATTGGTCTTTACGGTATCGTTGAACAGGATGGAATCCTGTGTAACCAGTCCCATTAATCCGCGGAGTGACTGAAGCTCCATATTCCTGATATCCGTACCGTCTATGGAAATACTGCCCTGCTGTACATCGTAAAAACGGGTGATCAGATTGGCGATGGTACTTTTTCCGCTACCGGACTGTCCCACCAGGGCTATGGTTTTTCCTTTGGGGATACGAAGGGAGAAGTTTTTCAGTACTTTTTCTTCTTCGTATTGAAAATTGATATTTTGTATGTTGATCTCTTTGTCAAAACTGTTTTTTCGGACTGCATTTTCGGTATCGGCAATGGGGTTTTTCTCTTCGAGGATACTCAGTACCCTTTCTGCTGCGGCATTTCCCTTTTTTACTCCATAAGAAGCCTTGGAGATCGATTTTGCGGGAGTGAGGATGTTATAGGCCAGTCCCATATATGCAATAAATGTAGCTCCGCTCAGGCTATTTTCTATGAGGACCATGTGCCCGCCGTACCACAGCAGTATGGCAATGACGATAATACCCAGAAACTCACTGGCAGGAGAGGCAAGGTTCTGGCGATTGAGTATCTTGTTGGACAGGTTATAGAACCGTTTTGTGGAATCCCGGAACCGCTTGTTGAAATAGTTTTCGGAATTAAATCCTTTGATGACTTTAAGGCCCCCGAGGGTTTCTTCTATTACGGAAAGGAAATAGCCCTGTTCCAGTTGGGCCTTGTCTGATTGTTTCTTTAGCCGTTTCCCGATCATGGATATGATAAAGCCCGATACGGGAATAAAAATAAACACGAACAGGGTGAGCTTAGGACTCAATGCGAACATGGCCACAATAGTGAAAATAATGGTAAGGGGCTCCCGAACCACCAGTTCCAGGATAGAGAGAAAGGAATGCTGAATTTCCAATACATCAGAGGAAATACGGGCTATGACATCGCCTTTCCGTTTTTCCGAAAAATAGGCGATGGGCAGTTCCACTACTTTTTTATACATGGCATTGCGAACATCCTTTAAAACCCCGTTCCTCAGAAAGGTGATGAAGAACATGGCCAGGTAATTGAAGAAGTTCTTCAGCAGGAACAGGGAAATGATGACAACGACCATGACCCCGAGCGTGTATTCCGCTCCTTTTGTGCTTCTGGTTGTTGTGATATAATAGTTGAGGTAATCTTCAATATAGGGTTTGAGATGTGCCAATCCTTCATAGACCGGGGGGGTGGTAATATTTTCCGCATCGCCGAACAACACGGTGAGCATGGGAATCAGCGATACCATGGAGAGCGTTGCAAACAGCGCATAAAAAATATTACAGATGATGTTGAACACTGCATACTTTTTATAGGGCCGGGCAAAGCGGAAAATCTTTTTGAAATAATTCATTCAGTCTCTGTATTTATATAAATATTTTCCCGTAGAATATTTACCGGGAAACAGCCGGGTAACCGGAAAACGGTCAGGCACCGATCCCCAGTTCCAGGATAATGTTTTCGATTCGCTGCTGCAATTCCCGTTCCGTTTTTTCAAACCGGTCTGCCGATGGCAGGTTTGTATTGACACTTACATAGAATTTGATTTTGGGCTCTGTCCCGCTGGGCCTTGCTGCTATTTTACTTCCGTCTTCCGTGTAATAGATCAATACATTGGATTTCGGGATGGCTATGGGTTCCTCTTCTCCCGTTATCATGTTTCGGGCTACCGAGCTCTGGTAATCCTCTATACGGGTTACCCTGGACTTATTGATTGTTTCCAGGGGTTTGTTCCTGAGGTCAGTCATTATCTGTCTGATCTCTTCGGCACCTTCCATTCCTTTTTTTACCAATGAAACAAGGTGTTCCTTGTAAAAACCGAAATCGACATACATCTGTAAGAGTTTTTCATACAGGGTACTGCCTTCTGCCTTGGCTTCCGAAGCAATTTCACAGGCCAGCAGGGAAGCGGTAACGGCATCCTTATCCCGTACAAAATCGCCTACCATGAAGCCGAAACTTTCTTCCCCGCCACCGATAAACGGTTGTTCCGGATGATCTTTTATCATCTTGGCGATCCATTTGAACCCGGTGAGTCCGGCTTTGCATTCCACACCGTAAGCTTCGGCAAGTTTGTGCATCATGGGGGTAGAAACTATCGTAGACCCAATAAACTCCTTTCCGGTGATCCTGCCGTCATTTTTCCACTGGTCCAGCAAAAATTTGGTCATCAGCACCATGGTCTGGTTGCCGTTGAGGAGCATGAGTTTCCCTTCACGGTTTCTTACGGCAATGCCGAGACGGTCGCTGTCCGGGTCGGTACCTATTACCATGTCGGCCCCGGTTTCTTCGGCTTTTTGCATGGCTATGGTCAGCGCTTCCGGTTCTTCCGGGTTGGGAGATTTCACGGTAGGGAAATCCCCGTCGGGCGTAGCTTGCTCCTCTACAATATATACGTTTTCATATCCGGCCCTTTTCAACACTTCCGGTAAGGTTGTGATGGAAGTACCGTGGAGCGAGGTAAACACAATCCTGAAATTGTCTTTTCCCCGGGCATTAAAACTACCGTTCTTCACCGAGGCGGAGATGAACGCTTCATCAACATCTTTATCCACATACGTTATCAGTTCGTTCTTCGGAGTAAACCGGATGTCTTCAAAAGAAATACTGTTGATCTCTGCCACGATCCCGGTATCCTGCGGAGGTACGATCTGCCCCCCGTCGGTCCAGTAGACCTTATAGCCGTTGTATTCCGGAGGGTTATGGGATGCGGTGAGTACAATCCCGCAATGGCAGCCGAGGTATTTTACGGCAAATGAAAGTTCCGGTGTGGGACGCAGGGCGGAAAAGAGAAATACTTTTATACCGTTGGCCGAAAAAACTTCGGCGACCACCCTGGCAAGGGTATCACTGTTATGGCGGCAATCATACGCAATAGCCACTTTCAGATGTTCATCCGGATAGGCTTTTTTAAGGTAATTGCTGAGCCCCTGGGTATTTTTCCCCAGGGTATATCTGTTAATGCGGTTACTTCCCGTACCCATAATGCCACGCATACCGCCTGTTCCGAATTCAAGATCTTTGTAAAAAGCTTCGGTTAATTCTTTGGGAGAAGCTTCCATCATTTCCTTTATGTTCTCTTTGGTAGCATCGTCAAAGGCCGGGCTGAGCCACTCGTTTACCTTTTTCAGAATATTCTCTTCAATTTGCATTTTTTTCTGGTTTATAGCGGTTTGTTCTGTGTTGATAATGCTAAATCTGCTCTATTCGTTATCGTTATCCCGGGTTTCTGTTGTCACTTTTTGGGTTTTATTCCCGCTTTCCGGAACATCAACGTTCAAAGTGCCGGAAATCTTATACCTGTCGTTCTTTGTTTTTGTCCGGAGTATGATCTCCCCCAGGAAACCTGCAAGAAACAACTGGGAACCTATGATCATGGTGGTCAAAGCTATAAAAAACCACGGATTCTGGGTCACCAGGATGGTAGGTTGCTGATGGTAAAGTTTGTAAAGTTTGTCCGCACCGATGTAACCGGCCGAAAGAAAACCAATGAAGAACATCAGGACTCCCAGGGCACCGAAGAGGTGCATGGGACGCTTGCCGAAGCGGGAAAGGAACCATATGGTAATAAGGTCCAGGAAACCGTGAATAAAGCGTTCTATACCAAATTTGGTCTTCCCGTATTTGCGCGACTGGTGGCGGACCACTTTTTCCTCGATATGGGTGAATCCAGCGTTTTTGACCAGTACGGGTATATAACGGTGCATTTCCCCGTAAACGTCAATGTTTTTGATGACCACTTTTTTATAGGCTTTCAGTCCGCAGTTAAAATCGTGGAGTTTCAGTCCGGAAGTTTTTCGGGCTGCCCAGTTGAACAGTTTGGACGGGATGTTTTTGGAGAGAACGGCATCGTATCTTTTTTTCTTCCAGCCCGAGATAAGGTCGTAGTGTTGTCGGGTAATGAGTTCGTAGAGTTCGGGGATCTCTTCCGGGTTGTCCTGCAGGTCGGCATCCATGGTGATCACTACATCGCCCTGTGCCATCCTGAACCCGGCATGTAGGGCCTGTGACTTGCCATAATTCCGGAAAAAGCGAATGCCCCTTACCGCTTTGTTCTCCGAGGCAAGGCTTTCTATGGTATCCCACGAGCCGTCCGTACTGCCGTCGTCGATAAAAATGATCTCGTAAGAAAAGCGATTGGATTGCATTACCCGTGCAATCCAATCGTGTAATTCCCGTAAAGATTCCTGTTCATTAAGTAGTGGTATTACTACAGATATGTTCATGGGTAACGATTAAAATACGTCCCAAATTTACGCAAAATTGTTTCACTGCGGGTTTCGACAAAGCGATTCCGTGAAATCACTCCCTGCAGGTTCAGGTTAATAGTTGTTTTCGGGATTGTTTTTCTTCAGGGCCATTACGGGGATCAGCGACAGGACAAAACCAAAAAATATGCTGCCTATTAATCCGAAAGCGGCCTGGATAAGCGGAGAAGAGAATTTCTTTGCCATTTCGAGCTGGGCGTCGATCTGTTCCTGGTTCATGCCTTTGTCCTGCATCTGTGCCCGTGCCAGTTCTATTTGTTTGGAAGCCATGTCCGGATCAATGACATTGGCCAGCAAGAGCTGGTACAACATACTGATGATGCCGCCTACCAGGCAGATGCCAACACCTACCTTCATGCCCTGGGCAAAAGACATATAGCCGTTGTTGGCCTTTTTGAACTGCACAAGCCCGAAAATTATACATCCGAGCATAATGACTATACTTACTATCAAAACACTCATTCCTCCCTGGTAATGCATATCCATACTATATAGGATAATTCCCAGGACAACACTTATGGCGCCTAATATCAGCCCGTAAGTGAGGGCAAACTTTCCCGTTTTAGGTTGTTGATTTTCTTCCATGATTAAATAGTTTGGTTAAAAGTACTTATTTAGTAGTAAAAACAGGTGGTTTTGTTACATATTTGCAGGGAATATTTTTATGATGACCGATTTTTTTTAAAATGGTATTGTTTATTCTGTAAATATATTTAAATTTGCACCTCGAATTTTAGGAGAAAGAAATAAATATAACGGCGATGAAAAAAGGCATACATCCGGAAAATTATAGATTGGTGGCGTTCAAAGACATGTCAAACGACGAGGTTTTTATCACCAAATCCACCGCAGAAACCAAAGAGACCCTGGAAGTTGAAGGTGTGGAATACCCTTTGATAAAACTGGAGATATCCAGAACATCACACCCTTACTATACCGGTAAATCCAAACTGGTGGATACCGCCGGACGTATCGACAAGTTCAAGAACAAATACGCAAAGTTCAAGAAATAATTCTTGTAAACTTAAAATAAGGAAACCCCTGAGAAATCAGGGGTTTTTTTATTTTTACACAAAACTCACACACTATGAACTATATCCTTTTTGACGGCCCCGTCCGGAATGCGCTTCTGCCCTTTACGTTTACCAGGCCTGTTGCGGATATCCGGATAGGTATACTGACCATACGCGAAAAGTGGGAAAAACTGCTGAAAAC contains the following coding sequences:
- a CDS encoding TonB-dependent receptor, translating into MKIRSVLVVCFTAISLWAFAQQNNASIHGYVTDAEGNLIEGANIVIEGSGRGVSSKSDGYYEIRGLSGGTYQVKTSVVGHKTTSQEVRLGEGDSRLVNFVLEAEVSQLSEVVLSGHKKEKYNVENVSSTLRLNQELIKIPQNIQVITDDVLRDQQIFGMREGVGRNVSGVMVMEHWGNYARINMRGFRIPAFRNGMNFTSQWGPVAEDMAMVERIEIIKGPAGFMLSAGEPAGLYNIVTKTPRATPGREVTLSTGSYGLQRATLDVGGKVDKAGKLLYRFNAMGHTQKTHQEYGFHDKYLLAPSFKYLFNENTTLTAQYTYQYSKVPELGSPYVFSPKGYRDVPRDFSISHPGIDPSVNKEHSAFVTFEHKLDRNWRVTAQLGYLSGAQESSDIWPDAVNENGDIYRRLYIFDGEEEHKLGQVFVNGEVQTGPVSHKILAGLDVGSKDILYDWAESHRIDPEDHPFNIYAPDNSHAVIPELDRSTSLRKRASDAGTIVGQQYTAYYAQDELGFFDDRLRVTLAGRYTNLDESSWSGKTSDGKFTPRAGISFSIDDNTSVYGLYDQAFLPQAGTDRQGNTFDPIEGNNIEGGIKKKWFDGRWNTSFSYFRITKENMLTADPEDPVNNSIQLGEVKSMGGEFDLRGEITSGLDLILNYAYTDVRISKDTDPEVVGKRVSGHARHMSNGWLKYTLQDTGLRGLNVSMGYLYMAKRATWDSVWGIEGAQTLPDYFRLDGALGWSNEKFSVALNINNLLNEYLFSGSSYSDGQFYSQQSEPGRNFRLTLGYRF
- a CDS encoding DUF4198 domain-containing protein: MMKKLMLLTIAVLGLQQANAHFLWLETDSRGTLNQSHEIRVYFGEYTLGAREKTDGHFTYAEDFTLHLIGPEGKKTRLDKKAATDHYTASFVPETAGVYRVVLTNDNVEVVDYTEYDLGIFKTEYASVATVHVGAEKNRGAEKSSLSKLEVIPVDEGEEIVLQVIYDGKPLAENELKVFLPGGWEKTLQTDEEGKVAFSLPWNERYVAETSFKEQKPGTFKGKDYEYIWHFTTYSFNKK
- a CDS encoding winged helix-turn-helix transcriptional regulator; protein product: MKRPGIYNNPENCPVLHTAHILGSKWKPVILYCLANATVRFGKFTVLIPTISRKVLSEQLKELESYGLIARKTYNEKPPRVEYSLTEKGLSIIPVIDAMCAWGRSELRDTEV
- a CDS encoding SDR family oxidoreductase; amino-acid sequence: MKKTIVIIGAGSGISLSVARLFLSRGFCVALVSRNTDKLRALISGEEVSFFSADVTDETSIKTALGKIRKTYSTIDILHYNAAHIRKAGVFEDTPEQLVADFRVNVAGLLTCSQILRKDLTASGGALLITGGGIGIHPNPDYASLSSGKAALRNLSASLEAIFGAQGVYVGILTVNNYVTKTSALHHPDNIAAQFWNMYSDRKVFEVQL
- a CDS encoding sensor of ECF-type sigma factor — encoded protein: MKSPKTLFFILLMLFSAALTVQAQEKSKKERIKALKVAYITEKLSLSTAEAQEFWPVYNKFYDNVSGLRHQEYKNIKLKIRNGEVDRMSDKEANKLLAELEVIEKKMYLEEVELTDKLKKILPPKKILLLKRAERDFNRELLHRLKRKHKCDDDK
- a CDS encoding RNA polymerase sigma factor produces the protein MVPDSGLIRQLKDQDTREKAFRELISQYKERLYWHIRRMVINHDDTDDVLQNTFIKIYRNIDSFKGESSLFSWIYRIAINESITFLNARAKRKGIGDSELRENLVKNLRADTYFDGDEIQLKLQRAVATLPEKQKLVFNMKYFEALTYEEISEILDTSVGALKASYHHAVKKIEQFLTTD
- a CDS encoding ABC transporter ATP-binding protein; its protein translation is MNYFKKIFRFARPYKKYAVFNIICNIFYALFATLSMVSLIPMLTVLFGDAENITTPPVYEGLAHLKPYIEDYLNYYITTTRSTKGAEYTLGVMVVVIISLFLLKNFFNYLAMFFITFLRNGVLKDVRNAMYKKVVELPIAYFSEKRKGDVIARISSDVLEIQHSFLSILELVVREPLTIIFTIVAMFALSPKLTLFVFIFIPVSGFIISMIGKRLKKQSDKAQLEQGYFLSVIEETLGGLKVIKGFNSENYFNKRFRDSTKRFYNLSNKILNRQNLASPASEFLGIIVIAILLWYGGHMVLIENSLSGATFIAYMGLAYNILTPAKSISKASYGVKKGNAAAERVLSILEEKNPIADTENAVRKNSFDKEINIQNINFQYEEEKVLKNFSLRIPKGKTIALVGQSGSGKSTIANLITRFYDVQQGSISIDGTDIRNMELQSLRGLMGLVTQDSILFNDTVKTNVALGKEDASDQEVEEALKVANAYEFVQQLPNGIYTNIGDSGNKLSGGQKQRLSIARAVLKNPPIMILDEATSALDTESEKLVQNALENMMKNRTSLVIAHRLSTIQNADLIVVMQKGEIAEQGTHDELMARNGTYKKLVDMQSFD